The genome window CCGTTTCCGGATAAATTATCAAATGGGGTTTTTTTTGCGCTGCTCTTTTGGTCATTGATATTAATTGATTTAATAATTTTATTTGTGCTTCTCTTGTTCCTTTCTCTTCTGGTGAGACATTTGGTTGCAAAAGAGCCACTTGGAAATGGTCAGATAACTCTTTAATACGAGAAAAATAATAGAACGTCGTTGAGAAGATTGTTATTCCCAAAAGAAAAACAAATTGTTTTTTGTTATCAGAAAATATTATTTTATAAATTAGAAGATTAATAAAAATTACTAAAGCCGAAAGTCCGTAGATTCCCCAAATAGAAGCAGTATTTAGAAAGATTAAATTATTTGTTTGGGTATAACCAAGTAATCCCCAAGGAAAACCAATTTCCGATTTTGTTCTGATAAATTCCAAAATTGGCAAGATAAATGGAGCAAGATAAAGAGAAGAAATTTTTATTAAATAAGAAAATAAAGCAAAATAGAAAGCCAAATAGAAAAAAAGAACAATAATTCCAATAAACAGCAAAATCCTTGTTGAAGAAGCAATCTCTGGTTTCAAAAAATAAAGCCACCATAAATGACCAACAGAAAATAAGAATCCATAGATAAAACCATAAACAAAGGTTTTCTTGGGTGATAATTTTTCAATATAATAGAATAAAGGTATAAGAGAAAAATAAGAAATAAAAAAGAAACTTATTGGTGCATAACTTAAATTAAGAATTAAGGGGGATAAAAAAAAGACTAATTTATTACCGAAGAATTTTGACTCTTTTGCCTTCAATTTTTAGTCTACCTTCGGCAAAAAGTCTAATTGCCATTGGATAGGCAATATGTTCTTCTTTTAAAACCCTTTCAGCTAATGTTTCCGGAGTATCTTCATCTTCCACCGGCACTATTCTTTGAATGATAATTGGTCCACCATCAACATCCTCATCAACAAAATGGACGGTACAGCCAGAAAATTTTGCTCCACTTTCAATTACTGCTTGATGAACCTTTTCGCCGTATAAACCTTTAAATGCCGGTAACAAAGCCGGATGAATATTCATAATCCGATTTCGATAATGATTAATAAAATAAGAAGTTAAAACCCTCATAAATCCCGCCAAACAAATTAAATCAGGTTTAAATTCCTCTAATTTTTCAATTATTTCTTTTTCAAATTCTATTCGCTCTTTCTTTTTATGAGAAATTACAAAATTAGGAATATTATGCCTTTTGGCTCTTTCCAAAGCATAAGCATTTTCCACATTACTAATTACACAAACAACCTTTCCTGGAATAAAACCATTTTCGCAGGCATCAATAATCGCCTGTAAATTCGTTCCTCGACCGGAAACCAAAACAGCGATCTTAATCATTTATTCAAAACCTTTTTAATCTCTTCCATTAATTTTTTAACATCAGAAAAATTAATCAAACCAACCTCTAATCTTAAAGAATGATTAACTATCCCGATTCCAACACCAGCACTAATAATTTCGATATTCTTAATATTTTTTTCTTTTAATAAAGGAATTATTTCAGAATTTAGAAGTTCGTAAAGATTTTTATATCCCTTGGGATTTAGTTTTGTTAATGCGCCCCGAATGGTAAGATTTAATTTTTTCCCTAAATTAGGAACGGCATCCCGGTAATAATTGACAATAGCTAATTTATTGGCTGGTTCAGAAATAAAGTAAGCGATTTTCTTATATTCGTCAACGATTAAATAAATATCCTGATTAAGAAAGGATGTCCGGAAATTATGTCTTAAAGGAATTTTATTTACCAAAGCATTGGAACAAAAAGGACCAACTATTTCTTCTTTTTGTAAAATTTTTTGAGCCTGCTTATCCGCCCGCACCTCGTCAATTCCGTAATTTTTAAATGCTTGACACAAACCAATAATCTCATGGAAAACTGGTATGTTTTTAAGAATTGCGCCACTCCCAATTTTTTCACTTAAATATTCCGAAGAAATAATTAAAAATTTCTCTTCTTCCCTTCTAATCATTTTTTATTTCTAAAAAATTATAAAATTTTTCTTTATTATCTTCTTTTAGATAATAATTCACATTACCTAAAATCAACCTGTTTTCCAAAGCCCATTCAATGAAATTTTTGTGAGAGATAAAACGATAATAAAATTTTTCTGACTGAGGTTTTTGGGAAACATTATCAAGAACAATTGCAGTTGAAATATAGGGAGCAGCATTAAGATTAATTTGATAACCAGCTGGATAAATATCTCTTTCAGGGATTATTTCAATATTTTTGATATTTCCTTCGGAAAAAAACTGGTAAGGATCAATTTGGGGTAAAAATCCCATTTTATGGGCCAAAATACCCATTCCTGCGTTTTCTAAAAGATTATCCTTTTGTCCGCCTTTCATTACCATTCGGATTTGAAAATTTTTCACTTTAAACCTTTTGATCAATTCTTTAAAAACTTCTTTAACCAAAATTTTCCCAAAACCTTTTCTTTGATACTCTTTAAAAACATAAACATCATAAAGAATTCCTTTATTCCCCTCCACCTCACCAAAACCTTCGCCAATCAATTTCTCGCCAAAAAACAAAGAAACTTTTAAACCTTTTTTTAATTCCAAAATTTTTAATTCGTAATTATTCATTTTCCTAAATTAGGATTTAATCTTATTGCTTTTTCTAAATATTTTGCTGCTTCTTCTTTTCTCCCTAAATCTCGATACAAAAGACCTAAATTGTACAAACCGATATAATTATTTGGCTGTAAATTTATCAATTTTTTGTAATATTGAATCGCTTTTTCTTTTTTGTTCCATTCAGTATAAAGTCTCCCTAATTGAAAATAAATAAGAGGGTAATTTTTATTTAATTTTAATGCCTGCTGATAACTCTTTTCTGCTTGTGAAAAATCTCTTTTTTGAAAATAAGCATTTCCCAGATTAAAATAGGCTTCAAAATAATCTGATTTTAATTCCAAAGCCTTTTTAAAACTTTCAATTGCCTCTACTATTTTATTGAGATTTAAATAGATATAACCTTGATTACAATATACCTGAGATAAAATATTTCTTTTTTCTTCTTCGCAGAAAGAAAAATTCAAAATTTTATTATAAAGTTCTAAAGCCTTTTGGTATTCACCCTTTTTAGCCAGAATATTGGCTAATAAAAGATATCCTTCATAAGAATAAGGAATAAGATCGCATAAAATTTCGGCTATTTTTTTAGCATTTACCATATCTTCTTTGTTTATATAGAGCAACGCAAGGTTTTTCAGAGTTAATAAATATTCATTTCGAAATAAATTCTTCCTTTCCAGAACCTTTCTTAGAAATTCTAAATTTCTTATTGCTAAACTATAATTATTTATCTTACTGGAATAAAAATTAACATAATAACTAAAAAATTGGGTAAAAGAAATTGTAACACCAAAATCAATAGGAATATAGGAAAGCGGCGAGGAATAACTAACTTCCCAATAAATCAATTTATTATCCACTTTTATCGCTAAAAGAAAATCTTTTTCTCTTTTAATAAAACTTAATAAATAATTAAACATTTTTAGAAGATAAGTCTCAATAATCAGAAGATGAAAAAAAGGTATTTTTTTTCGTAATTGATAAAAAACAATTGCCTTTTTAAGATCTAAAAACTCCTCTGTGATTTGGGGTCGTAATTCTAATAAAATATCCCTTAGCGCGATAAGAAAATTTAAGCGATATTCTTTTTCTTTGTTTATTTGCGAAAATTTTTTATTAAATTTTTCTTTTACTAAAAAATAAATCTTACTAATTTCTGAACCCATTTCTAAAACCTCTTGTTCATTCTGAGAAGAAATAATTATCAAAGGATAAATAAAAGCGGAAGCATTGCCAATTATCTCTTCAATAGCTAAAATCTTTTCTTCCCAAAATTCTGGTTCTTTAAAAAATTCTTGGTAAGAAAAATAAGAAAAATTTAAGAGTTCTTCTATTTTTTCTTTTTCATCTTCGGAAAAAAATTTTTCTCCTTCAGCTATTTTTTTTAACTCTCGTTTTTCATTTTCGTTTAATAAGATTACCCCTTCCTTTTCTTTATTAAGCATTTCTATTGCTATTTTTTTTCTTTTTTCGATTTCTTGTTCTAAAAAAAGAAGATAATTTTTCATAAAATTAATAATTATAAATCAAATTATTAAAAAAATCAAATATCTAAAAACTTGAAAAATTAAAATTATTAAGGTAAAATTATTATTTAATAAGCGCCCGTAGCTCAATTGGAAAGAGCGACGGACTACGAATCCGTAGGCTGGAGGTTCGAGTCCTCTCGGGCGCATAATAATTTATGAAATTTAATGATATTTCTTTTATGGAGGAAGCAATAAAAGAAGCGGAACTTGCTTTAAAAGAAAACGAAGTACCTGTAGGGGCAGTAATCGTTTATAAAAATAAAATCATTGGCCGTGGTCATAATCAAATGGAAAGATTGAAAGATCCCACTGCCCATGCGGAAATACTAGCTATCTCTTCTGCTTGTAATTATTTAAAAGATTGGCGATTAAAAGATGCCACAATTTATATTACCTGCGAACCTTGCTTAATGTGTATGGGAGCAATTTTATTGGCGCGAATTAAAAAAGTTGTTTATGGAACCAAAGAAGAAAATTTTGGATTCTTTTCTAACTATCCACGAATTTATTATGCTATCAAAGAAAAAATTGAAATAATTGACGGAATAAAAGAAGAAGAAACACGAGATTTGTTAAAAAAGTTTTTTAGAAAAAAAAGAAAGTAATGAAAAATTGGAGAGGTGGCCGAGTGGACGAAGGCACGCGACTCGAAATCGCGAACCCACTTAAAAGTGGGTCGGGGGTTCGAATCCCTCCCTCTCCGTTTTTTTTATTTATAATTATTTTCAATTTTCTCTTAGGAAATTCCTATATTATAAAAAGGAACGAAAACATAAGAGAACCAAATCTCTATCAAAAGGTAATAGAAAAATTTTCTAAATATAAATCTCGTCGAAATAAGAATATATATTCTCTTTCCAAAAAACTAACTTTAAATAAAAGAAATATTGATACAATTAGAGTATTAGCAATTCGTGTAGAATTTCTCGAAGATGACGATACTTTAACAACTGGTAATGGAAAAATGGATTTAATGGGTTTTTTAACCGAAGAAGATGGACTTTATTATGATCCTCCTCACACCAAAAAATATTTTGAAAATCTTTTATTGGGTCTAAGAAATTATTTCTGGCACAACTCTTTGGGAAAACTTCATATTGAATTTAAGGTAATGCCAGAAGGAGTATTAGAGGCTTATCAGTTACCGCACCCGATGAAATATTATGGCGATACTATGTGGAAGTGGCCTAATTATGATTTTCGGGGAGTTGAAATGGGATTATGTCGACTAATGGAAGATGCTTTTACAATTGCTGATCAAGATACTAACATTAATTTCAGTGATTATGATTATTTCATAATTTTCCACGCCGGTTCCTGTGCCCAAACCGACATAAAAGGAAATTCACCTTTTGATTTATGGGCGGCAACAATTAATAGTGAAGCATTAGAATATTATTTAGGAAAACCTTATATTGAAGTAGAGAATGGGAATAAAAGAATTGATATCGCCTGTATTCTACCAGAAATGACGAGGCAAGATACTTTATTACCTAACGGAAAAATAAACTACGGTGGAATGATGGGAATGCTCGGACTTCTTACTCATGAATTCGTTCATCTTTTAGGTGGTTATGATTTGTACGATGTAACTGGTTATTCTATGGGAGTCGGCGGCTGGAGTTTGATGGGCTATGGAGGTTGGCTTGGTAGTTATGACTGTCCACCAGGAACTGTCCCTGCTTATCTTGACCCATTTCACAAAATTTTATTTGGATTTGTAGAACCAAAAATTATTAATTTCTCATCAGATAGTTTAGTCTGTTTTACTATGGCTATGGATTCTTTATTGTTTTCAGAAAAAGATACGCTACCTTTCGTATACAAAATCCCAATTTCTCAAGATGAATATTTTCTTATTGAAAATCGCCAAACCGATGTCCGTAAAAAAGATACAATTGTTGTTAAAAGAGAAAATGGAGTAGTTATTGGCGTAGAAGATGGAGAATACGATTTCTTTTTGCCCGGAAGTGGTATCTTAATTTGGCATATCGACGAAAAGATTATTAGAGAATATGGACCTTATAATGCGATAAATATCAATCCTTTCCATAAAGGTGTTGATTTAGTAGAAGGAGATGGAATTCAAGATTTTGATAGATTTATTTATCAAGATTATTATGAATTGATTGGTTCTAAATACGATCCCTTTTTTAAAGGTGGCTTTTTAGATAGTTTAACAGAAAATACCAATCCTCATAGTGATGGTTATTACGGAAAAACATATTATCGATTTTATATTCATTCTCAACCAGATACAATTATGTATTTTACTTTCCAAAATAAATTACTCAGAAAAAAATTGATAAAGAGTTTCTCAGAACCTTTATTATCACCTTTAGCAATAGATTTAAATTCTGATGGAGTGAAAGAAATCTTAATTCCTTGTTCCACTGGAACAATTTACGCTTACGAACCAGATGGTAATCCTTATTTAGGTTATGAAATCCTTTGCCAGTTGCCATTAGAAATAACGACCGATTTATCTATTGGTGATGTTACCGGTGATAGTTTATTAGAGATTGTAATTGTTTCTCACGAACGCGTAGTTATTGTTGATGCTTTTGGAAATGTTCTTTTTGATCTCGTTTTAAACGGAGAGATAAAAAGTGAGGTATTACTTTATGATATTGATAACGATAATAAAAAAGAGATGATTGTTGGAACTGAAAAAGGCTATCTATATATAATTAATGGTGAAGGAAGAATAAGAGAAAACTTTCCGGTAAAACTTGGCGGAAAAATAAAATTAACACCAGCTATTTGTGATTCTCAGATGGTTGTGCTTACTGATGATAACCGATTATATTTATTATCTTTTGATGGCAGAATAAGAAATGGTTTTCCTATTTCTCTCTCCTATTCTCCTTTTTCTTCTCCCTCTTCACCAATTGTTTTTGATTTTGACGATGATGGAAACCAAGAAATTCTTTTGTTAGTTCCGAACAATCTAAATTATAAATTGATGATTATCTCTCCCGAAGGAAATATCAAGTATTCTTCAAAAGAGATTATGGAATATCCCTCTTTTTCTTCCTTAGCAATTGGTGACGTGAATGATGACGGTAATTATGATATAATTGTTTTTAGCAAAAATAAAATATTTGCCTTTAATTATAATCTTACTTTAATTAACAACTTTCCAATTGTCTTTGATTCTACTTACCTAAAAGAAATTATTTTAAACGGTTATCTTTTCTACGAAGAAATGCCTTTTTATTTCTATACTTCACCAGTTATTGGTGATTTTGACGGTGATGAAATTTGTGATATCTTTGCTGGACTCCCCGATTTTGGTCTTTCTATTAATAAAAAACAAAAATTATTTACTACCAGCGGAATAAAAACTATTCCGTTTATTACCGATCTGGATAATGATTCTTTTGCGGAATTACTTATAACTACCGAAGATAATTATTTATATGTCTATAATACCTTTGGCAGAGAGAATAACATATTTTGGCAGACAAAATTAGCAACCCCTGAAAGGGATGGCAGGATTCTAAAGAAATTAGAAAGAAAAATTATTTCTGACAAATCACTTATCGGTGATCTTTATATCTACCCCAACCCAATTACCATAAATGACCAAAAGGGATATTTAAGATTCTCTCTTACCCAAGAAATAAAAGAAGCAAAGATTGAAATTTATGATTTTTCTTTTAAAAAAGTATTTGAAGATAAGATAACTAATCTAAAAAGGTTAGATAATGAATACGAAATTGATATAAGAAAGTTTAAAACTGGCGTTTATCTTCTAAAACTGGAAATCAACTCTCAAAATAATAAAGAGGTAAAATATTATAAGTTTGGTATTGTGAAATGAACTTTCTTTTGATAATCTTAATAATTTTTTATTCCGATTCAATTATTAGAAATGATTTTTTAATTAATGATGATAATATTGGTGGCGCAACCCAAGAAATTCCTAAAGGGGCTTCTTATGGCGGAAGAATAACGATTACTTTTGGAGATTTCCGAGACGGCAACTGTTCGCCCTATTTTTTAATTCTTGATTTAAATGGCCAAAGGTTGATTGAGGAAAAAAGGACGAGTGATGACGGAGGATTGAAATGGAAGGGTGAACCAGCAGTTGCCTTTTTCAATAATCGGATTGTTCTTGCCTGGGAGGATAGAAGAAGTTGTAATTCGGATATCTATTATCAAATTTATGATTCTTTGGGAAATGAAATCTTTAGTAATAACCGAAAGGCAAATGATGATAATACTCAAAATGATCAAAGAGGCGTATCGATCGCTTTTTTGCCTGACGGAAGATTTATAATTG of candidate division WOR-3 bacterium contains these proteins:
- a CDS encoding GNAT family N-acetyltransferase — its product is MNNYELKILELKKGLKVSLFFGEKLIGEGFGEVEGNKGILYDVYVFKEYQRKGFGKILVKEVFKELIKRFKVKNFQIRMVMKGGQKDNLLENAGMGILAHKMGFLPQIDPYQFFSEGNIKNIEIIPERDIYPAGYQINLNAAPYISTAIVLDNVSQKPQSEKFYYRFISHKNFIEWALENRLILGNVNYYLKEDNKEKFYNFLEIKND
- the purN gene encoding phosphoribosylglycinamide formyltransferase, producing the protein MKIAVLVSGRGTNLQAIIDACENGFIPGKVVCVISNVENAYALERAKRHNIPNFVISHKKKERIEFEKEIIEKLEEFKPDLICLAGFMRVLTSYFINHYRNRIMNIHPALLPAFKGLYGEKVHQAVIESGAKFSGCTVHFVDEDVDGGPIIIQRIVPVEDEDTPETLAERVLKEEHIAYPMAIRLFAEGRLKIEGKRVKILR
- a CDS encoding tetratricopeptide repeat protein translates to MKNYLLFLEQEIEKRKKIAIEMLNKEKEGVILLNENEKRELKKIAEGEKFFSEDEKEKIEELLNFSYFSYQEFFKEPEFWEEKILAIEEIIGNASAFIYPLIIISSQNEQEVLEMGSEISKIYFLVKEKFNKKFSQINKEKEYRLNFLIALRDILLELRPQITEEFLDLKKAIVFYQLRKKIPFFHLLIIETYLLKMFNYLLSFIKREKDFLLAIKVDNKLIYWEVSYSSPLSYIPIDFGVTISFTQFFSYYVNFYSSKINNYSLAIRNLEFLRKVLERKNLFRNEYLLTLKNLALLYINKEDMVNAKKIAEILCDLIPYSYEGYLLLANILAKKGEYQKALELYNKILNFSFCEEEKRNILSQVYCNQGYIYLNLNKIVEAIESFKKALELKSDYFEAYFNLGNAYFQKRDFSQAEKSYQQALKLNKNYPLIYFQLGRLYTEWNKKEKAIQYYKKLINLQPNNYIGLYNLGLLYRDLGRKEEAAKYLEKAIRLNPNLGK
- a CDS encoding nucleoside deaminase, with the protein product MKFNDISFMEEAIKEAELALKENEVPVGAVIVYKNKIIGRGHNQMERLKDPTAHAEILAISSACNYLKDWRLKDATIYITCEPCLMCMGAILLARIKKVVYGTKEENFGFFSNYPRIYYAIKEKIEIIDGIKEEETRDLLKKFFRKKRK
- a CDS encoding immune inhibitor A domain-containing protein, whose protein sequence is MRVLAIRVEFLEDDDTLTTGNGKMDLMGFLTEEDGLYYDPPHTKKYFENLLLGLRNYFWHNSLGKLHIEFKVMPEGVLEAYQLPHPMKYYGDTMWKWPNYDFRGVEMGLCRLMEDAFTIADQDTNINFSDYDYFIIFHAGSCAQTDIKGNSPFDLWAATINSEALEYYLGKPYIEVENGNKRIDIACILPEMTRQDTLLPNGKINYGGMMGMLGLLTHEFVHLLGGYDLYDVTGYSMGVGGWSLMGYGGWLGSYDCPPGTVPAYLDPFHKILFGFVEPKIINFSSDSLVCFTMAMDSLLFSEKDTLPFVYKIPISQDEYFLIENRQTDVRKKDTIVVKRENGVVIGVEDGEYDFFLPGSGILIWHIDEKIIREYGPYNAININPFHKGVDLVEGDGIQDFDRFIYQDYYELIGSKYDPFFKGGFLDSLTENTNPHSDGYYGKTYYRFYIHSQPDTIMYFTFQNKLLRKKLIKSFSEPLLSPLAIDLNSDGVKEILIPCSTGTIYAYEPDGNPYLGYEILCQLPLEITTDLSIGDVTGDSLLEIVIVSHERVVIVDAFGNVLFDLVLNGEIKSEVLLYDIDNDNKKEMIVGTEKGYLYIINGEGRIRENFPVKLGGKIKLTPAICDSQMVVLTDDNRLYLLSFDGRIRNGFPISLSYSPFSSPSSPIVFDFDDDGNQEILLLVPNNLNYKLMIISPEGNIKYSSKEIMEYPSFSSLAIGDVNDDGNYDIIVFSKNKIFAFNYNLTLINNFPIVFDSTYLKEIILNGYLFYEEMPFYFYTSPVIGDFDGDEICDIFAGLPDFGLSINKKQKLFTTSGIKTIPFITDLDNDSFAELLITTEDNYLYVYNTFGRENNIFWQTKLATPERDGRILKKLERKIISDKSLIGDLYIYPNPITINDQKGYLRFSLTQEIKEAKIEIYDFSFKKVFEDKITNLKRLDNEYEIDIRKFKTGVYLLKLEINSQNNKEVKYYKFGIVK
- the lnt gene encoding apolipoprotein N-acyltransferase; this translates as MKAKESKFFGNKLVFFLSPLILNLSYAPISFFFISYFSLIPLFYYIEKLSPKKTFVYGFIYGFLFSVGHLWWLYFLKPEIASSTRILLFIGIIVLFFYLAFYFALFSYLIKISSLYLAPFILPILEFIRTKSEIGFPWGLLGYTQTNNLIFLNTASIWGIYGLSALVIFINLLIYKIIFSDNKKQFVFLLGITIFSTTFYYFSRIKELSDHFQVALLQPNVSPEEKGTREAQIKLLNQLISMTKRAAQKKPHLIIYPETASLIDITVDSPYKEFLKSIADNYNCYLFIGTPRYENNEKGFRYYNGAVLFAPQKGIVGEYQKIRLVPFSERIPYYEKIKIFRLIETVDMGNYSKGEEYTVFQTDKTSFCCAICFESIFPDLIREFVRRGANMIVNITNDGWFGKTFGPYQHYELAIARAVENGVPLIRCANNGISLLCDPFGRIYQKSKLFKEEIIFGNVKIPLKNTIYRQFGDWFIYFSIIVVLFYFIIKILYPLFSFKKK